A region of Astyanax mexicanus isolate ESR-SI-001 chromosome 23, AstMex3_surface, whole genome shotgun sequence DNA encodes the following proteins:
- the irx6a gene encoding iroquois-class homeodomain protein IRX-6a isoform X2, translating to MVTKEAAMSFSQFGYPYNATSQFFVSPNPSTTCCDSISRSVSDGSSAPHSASAAAASFCCPTYENRLLASARPELNAAALGMYSSPYAAGHNYANYFQYSAEPSAIYSTLNPQYEIKEGTGSLHSGISQPAAYYPYDHSLGQYQYDRYGSVDFNGSARRKNATRETTSTLKTWLYEHRKNPYPTKGEKIMLAIITKMTLTQVSTWFANARRRLKKENKMTWSPKNKAGDDKKENLDKADQDCVTKDSKDCKEEQDLRLSDLDDIEDDDEDCDKLDSDCEKSGQEAVALTQPSVPTSSPPKRDCSADLPVPSGFPSFPCGLKGVTALVPDYLDPLGSKQQQQHLPTLSSSMGPISLSHFQASSDQKPRIWSLARTAATGVVLGNTQHAGEIRTGAGAGNCQLQASRLPVVVTGGQCGDAKGLQDPTNLGNSEDLFEEGAQGLNKVYSTGSYRGLQLHCSSYQALSDSCQYSSMEGFCSGAKSESEASELSDTCLTLQDTKTTAFRPVMKR from the exons ATGGTAACAAAAGAAGCAGCTATGTCTTTCTCCCAGTTTGGATACCCTTACAATGCAACTTCTCAG TTTTTCGTGTCGCCAAACCCCAGTACGACTTGCTGCGATTCGATTTCCAGGTCGGTATCTGACGGCTCCAGCGCGCCGCACTCCGCCTCTGCCGCCGCCGCCTCCTTCTGCTGCCCGACCTACGAGAACCGGCTGCTGGCGAGCGCGCGCCCTGAGCTCAACGCTGCTGCGCTCGGCATGTACAGCTCCCCGTACGCCGCCGGCCACAACTACGCCAACTACTTCCAGTACAGCGCGGAGCCCTCCGCTATCTACTCCACGCTG AATCCACAGTATGAGATTAAGGAGGGCACTGGAAGCCTCCACAGTGGCATCAGCCAGCCTGCTGCTTACTACCCTTATGACCACTCACTGGGCCAATATCAATATGACAG GTACGGGTCTGTAGACTTTAACGGCTCGGCCAGGAGGAAAAACGCCACTCGCGAGACAACAAGCACTCTAAAAACGTGGCTTTATGAACACCGAAAGAACCCATACCCCACCAAGGGTGAAAAGATCATGCTGGCCATCATCACGAAGATGACCCTCACCCAAGTGTCCACCTGGTTTGCCAATGCCAGAAGGAGGCTGAAGAAGGAGAACAAGATGACATGGTCACCGAAAAACAAAGCAGGCGATGACAAGAAGGAGAACCTGGATAAGGCAGACCAGGATTGTGTCACCAAAG ACTCTAAAGACTGCAAAGAAGAGCAAGACCTGCGCCTCAGTGACCTGGACGACATCGAGGATGACGATGAGGACTGCGACAAGCTGGACAGCGACTGTGAGAAATCTGGCCAGGAGGCAGTTGCCCTCACCCAGCCTTCTGTGCCCACGTCCAGTCCCCCAAAGAGAGACTGCAGTGCTGACCTGCCTGTACCCTCCGGATTCCCCTCCTTCCCCTGTGGCCTGAAAGGTGTGACAGCTCTTGTCCCTGACTACCTAGACCCTCTTGGCTccaaacaacagcagcagcatcttCCGACTCTATCTTCCTCTATGGGCCCTATTTCCCTGTCCCACTTTCAGGCGTCATCAGATCAGAAGCCACGGATCTGGTCCCTGGCCCGGACAGCAGCTACTGGGGTGGTGCTGGGGAACACTCAGCATGCTGGGGAGATACGAACTGGGGCTGGAGCTGGGAACTGTCAACTACAAGCATCCCGGCTGCCCGTCGTGGTCACTGGAGGGCAGTGTGGGGATGCCAAGGGCCTCCAGGATCCCACAAACCTGGGGAACTCTGAGGATCTTTTTGAAGAGGGGGCACAGGGGCTTAATAAAGTGTACAGCACAGGGAGCTACAGAGGCCTGCAACTCCACTGCTCCTCGTACCAGGCCCTTTCAGATTCCTGCCAGTACTCCAGCATGGAAG GATTCTGCAGTGGGGCGAAGTCTGAATCTGAAGCCTCTGAGCTCAGTGACACGTGTCTAACCCTGCAGGACACCAAGACGACTGCTTTCAGACCTGTGATGAAGAGGTGA
- the irx6a gene encoding iroquois-class homeodomain protein IRX-6a isoform X1 yields MVTKEAAMSFSQFGYPYNATSQFFVSPNPSTTCCDSISRSVSDGSSAPHSASAAAASFCCPTYENRLLASARPELNAAALGMYSSPYAAGHNYANYFQYSAEPSAIYSTLNPQYEIKEGTGSLHSGISQPAAYYPYDHSLGQYQYDRYGSVDFNGSARRKNATRETTSTLKTWLYEHRKNPYPTKGEKIMLAIITKMTLTQVSTWFANARRRLKKENKMTWSPKNKAGDDKKENLDKADQDCVTKDSKDCKEEQDLRLSDLDDIEDDDEDCDKLDSDCEKSGQEAVALTQPSVPTSSPPKRDCSADLPVPSGFPSFPCGLKGVTALVPDYLDPLGSKQQQQHLPTLSSSMGPISLSHFQASSDQKPRIWSLARTAATGVVLGNTQHAGEIRTGAGAGNCQLQASRLPVVVTGGQCGDAKGLQDPTNLGNSEDLFEEGAQGLNKVYSTGSYRGLQLHCSSYQALSDSCQYSSMEGFCSGAKSESEASELSDTCLTLQDTKTTAFRPVMKRLEEALPSRPGTFL; encoded by the exons ATGGTAACAAAAGAAGCAGCTATGTCTTTCTCCCAGTTTGGATACCCTTACAATGCAACTTCTCAG TTTTTCGTGTCGCCAAACCCCAGTACGACTTGCTGCGATTCGATTTCCAGGTCGGTATCTGACGGCTCCAGCGCGCCGCACTCCGCCTCTGCCGCCGCCGCCTCCTTCTGCTGCCCGACCTACGAGAACCGGCTGCTGGCGAGCGCGCGCCCTGAGCTCAACGCTGCTGCGCTCGGCATGTACAGCTCCCCGTACGCCGCCGGCCACAACTACGCCAACTACTTCCAGTACAGCGCGGAGCCCTCCGCTATCTACTCCACGCTG AATCCACAGTATGAGATTAAGGAGGGCACTGGAAGCCTCCACAGTGGCATCAGCCAGCCTGCTGCTTACTACCCTTATGACCACTCACTGGGCCAATATCAATATGACAG GTACGGGTCTGTAGACTTTAACGGCTCGGCCAGGAGGAAAAACGCCACTCGCGAGACAACAAGCACTCTAAAAACGTGGCTTTATGAACACCGAAAGAACCCATACCCCACCAAGGGTGAAAAGATCATGCTGGCCATCATCACGAAGATGACCCTCACCCAAGTGTCCACCTGGTTTGCCAATGCCAGAAGGAGGCTGAAGAAGGAGAACAAGATGACATGGTCACCGAAAAACAAAGCAGGCGATGACAAGAAGGAGAACCTGGATAAGGCAGACCAGGATTGTGTCACCAAAG ACTCTAAAGACTGCAAAGAAGAGCAAGACCTGCGCCTCAGTGACCTGGACGACATCGAGGATGACGATGAGGACTGCGACAAGCTGGACAGCGACTGTGAGAAATCTGGCCAGGAGGCAGTTGCCCTCACCCAGCCTTCTGTGCCCACGTCCAGTCCCCCAAAGAGAGACTGCAGTGCTGACCTGCCTGTACCCTCCGGATTCCCCTCCTTCCCCTGTGGCCTGAAAGGTGTGACAGCTCTTGTCCCTGACTACCTAGACCCTCTTGGCTccaaacaacagcagcagcatcttCCGACTCTATCTTCCTCTATGGGCCCTATTTCCCTGTCCCACTTTCAGGCGTCATCAGATCAGAAGCCACGGATCTGGTCCCTGGCCCGGACAGCAGCTACTGGGGTGGTGCTGGGGAACACTCAGCATGCTGGGGAGATACGAACTGGGGCTGGAGCTGGGAACTGTCAACTACAAGCATCCCGGCTGCCCGTCGTGGTCACTGGAGGGCAGTGTGGGGATGCCAAGGGCCTCCAGGATCCCACAAACCTGGGGAACTCTGAGGATCTTTTTGAAGAGGGGGCACAGGGGCTTAATAAAGTGTACAGCACAGGGAGCTACAGAGGCCTGCAACTCCACTGCTCCTCGTACCAGGCCCTTTCAGATTCCTGCCAGTACTCCAGCATGGAAG GATTCTGCAGTGGGGCGAAGTCTGAATCTGAAGCCTCTGAGCTCAGTGACACGTGTCTAACCCTGCAGGACACCAAGACGACTGCTTTCAGACCTGTGATGAAGAG GCTCGAAGAGGCGCTGCCGTCAAGACCCGGAACGTTTCTGTAA
- the irx6a gene encoding iroquois-class homeodomain protein IRX-6a isoform X4, which yields MQLLRSVSDGSSAPHSASAAAASFCCPTYENRLLASARPELNAAALGMYSSPYAAGHNYANYFQYSAEPSAIYSTLNPQYEIKEGTGSLHSGISQPAAYYPYDHSLGQYQYDRYGSVDFNGSARRKNATRETTSTLKTWLYEHRKNPYPTKGEKIMLAIITKMTLTQVSTWFANARRRLKKENKMTWSPKNKAGDDKKENLDKADQDCVTKDSKDCKEEQDLRLSDLDDIEDDDEDCDKLDSDCEKSGQEAVALTQPSVPTSSPPKRDCSADLPVPSGFPSFPCGLKGVTALVPDYLDPLGSKQQQQHLPTLSSSMGPISLSHFQASSDQKPRIWSLARTAATGVVLGNTQHAGEIRTGAGAGNCQLQASRLPVVVTGGQCGDAKGLQDPTNLGNSEDLFEEGAQGLNKVYSTGSYRGLQLHCSSYQALSDSCQYSSMEGFCSGAKSESEASELSDTCLTLQDTKTTAFRPVMKRLEEALPSRPGTFL from the exons ATGCAACTTCTCAG GTCGGTATCTGACGGCTCCAGCGCGCCGCACTCCGCCTCTGCCGCCGCCGCCTCCTTCTGCTGCCCGACCTACGAGAACCGGCTGCTGGCGAGCGCGCGCCCTGAGCTCAACGCTGCTGCGCTCGGCATGTACAGCTCCCCGTACGCCGCCGGCCACAACTACGCCAACTACTTCCAGTACAGCGCGGAGCCCTCCGCTATCTACTCCACGCTG AATCCACAGTATGAGATTAAGGAGGGCACTGGAAGCCTCCACAGTGGCATCAGCCAGCCTGCTGCTTACTACCCTTATGACCACTCACTGGGCCAATATCAATATGACAG GTACGGGTCTGTAGACTTTAACGGCTCGGCCAGGAGGAAAAACGCCACTCGCGAGACAACAAGCACTCTAAAAACGTGGCTTTATGAACACCGAAAGAACCCATACCCCACCAAGGGTGAAAAGATCATGCTGGCCATCATCACGAAGATGACCCTCACCCAAGTGTCCACCTGGTTTGCCAATGCCAGAAGGAGGCTGAAGAAGGAGAACAAGATGACATGGTCACCGAAAAACAAAGCAGGCGATGACAAGAAGGAGAACCTGGATAAGGCAGACCAGGATTGTGTCACCAAAG ACTCTAAAGACTGCAAAGAAGAGCAAGACCTGCGCCTCAGTGACCTGGACGACATCGAGGATGACGATGAGGACTGCGACAAGCTGGACAGCGACTGTGAGAAATCTGGCCAGGAGGCAGTTGCCCTCACCCAGCCTTCTGTGCCCACGTCCAGTCCCCCAAAGAGAGACTGCAGTGCTGACCTGCCTGTACCCTCCGGATTCCCCTCCTTCCCCTGTGGCCTGAAAGGTGTGACAGCTCTTGTCCCTGACTACCTAGACCCTCTTGGCTccaaacaacagcagcagcatcttCCGACTCTATCTTCCTCTATGGGCCCTATTTCCCTGTCCCACTTTCAGGCGTCATCAGATCAGAAGCCACGGATCTGGTCCCTGGCCCGGACAGCAGCTACTGGGGTGGTGCTGGGGAACACTCAGCATGCTGGGGAGATACGAACTGGGGCTGGAGCTGGGAACTGTCAACTACAAGCATCCCGGCTGCCCGTCGTGGTCACTGGAGGGCAGTGTGGGGATGCCAAGGGCCTCCAGGATCCCACAAACCTGGGGAACTCTGAGGATCTTTTTGAAGAGGGGGCACAGGGGCTTAATAAAGTGTACAGCACAGGGAGCTACAGAGGCCTGCAACTCCACTGCTCCTCGTACCAGGCCCTTTCAGATTCCTGCCAGTACTCCAGCATGGAAG GATTCTGCAGTGGGGCGAAGTCTGAATCTGAAGCCTCTGAGCTCAGTGACACGTGTCTAACCCTGCAGGACACCAAGACGACTGCTTTCAGACCTGTGATGAAGAG GCTCGAAGAGGCGCTGCCGTCAAGACCCGGAACGTTTCTGTAA
- the irx6a gene encoding iroquois-class homeodomain protein IRX-6a isoform X3 — translation MQFFVSPNPSTTCCDSISRSVSDGSSAPHSASAAAASFCCPTYENRLLASARPELNAAALGMYSSPYAAGHNYANYFQYSAEPSAIYSTLNPQYEIKEGTGSLHSGISQPAAYYPYDHSLGQYQYDRYGSVDFNGSARRKNATRETTSTLKTWLYEHRKNPYPTKGEKIMLAIITKMTLTQVSTWFANARRRLKKENKMTWSPKNKAGDDKKENLDKADQDCVTKDSKDCKEEQDLRLSDLDDIEDDDEDCDKLDSDCEKSGQEAVALTQPSVPTSSPPKRDCSADLPVPSGFPSFPCGLKGVTALVPDYLDPLGSKQQQQHLPTLSSSMGPISLSHFQASSDQKPRIWSLARTAATGVVLGNTQHAGEIRTGAGAGNCQLQASRLPVVVTGGQCGDAKGLQDPTNLGNSEDLFEEGAQGLNKVYSTGSYRGLQLHCSSYQALSDSCQYSSMEGFCSGAKSESEASELSDTCLTLQDTKTTAFRPVMKRLEEALPSRPGTFL, via the exons ATGCAGTTTTTCGTGTCGCCAAACCCCAGTACGACTTGCTGCGATTCGATTTCCAGGTCGGTATCTGACGGCTCCAGCGCGCCGCACTCCGCCTCTGCCGCCGCCGCCTCCTTCTGCTGCCCGACCTACGAGAACCGGCTGCTGGCGAGCGCGCGCCCTGAGCTCAACGCTGCTGCGCTCGGCATGTACAGCTCCCCGTACGCCGCCGGCCACAACTACGCCAACTACTTCCAGTACAGCGCGGAGCCCTCCGCTATCTACTCCACGCTG AATCCACAGTATGAGATTAAGGAGGGCACTGGAAGCCTCCACAGTGGCATCAGCCAGCCTGCTGCTTACTACCCTTATGACCACTCACTGGGCCAATATCAATATGACAG GTACGGGTCTGTAGACTTTAACGGCTCGGCCAGGAGGAAAAACGCCACTCGCGAGACAACAAGCACTCTAAAAACGTGGCTTTATGAACACCGAAAGAACCCATACCCCACCAAGGGTGAAAAGATCATGCTGGCCATCATCACGAAGATGACCCTCACCCAAGTGTCCACCTGGTTTGCCAATGCCAGAAGGAGGCTGAAGAAGGAGAACAAGATGACATGGTCACCGAAAAACAAAGCAGGCGATGACAAGAAGGAGAACCTGGATAAGGCAGACCAGGATTGTGTCACCAAAG ACTCTAAAGACTGCAAAGAAGAGCAAGACCTGCGCCTCAGTGACCTGGACGACATCGAGGATGACGATGAGGACTGCGACAAGCTGGACAGCGACTGTGAGAAATCTGGCCAGGAGGCAGTTGCCCTCACCCAGCCTTCTGTGCCCACGTCCAGTCCCCCAAAGAGAGACTGCAGTGCTGACCTGCCTGTACCCTCCGGATTCCCCTCCTTCCCCTGTGGCCTGAAAGGTGTGACAGCTCTTGTCCCTGACTACCTAGACCCTCTTGGCTccaaacaacagcagcagcatcttCCGACTCTATCTTCCTCTATGGGCCCTATTTCCCTGTCCCACTTTCAGGCGTCATCAGATCAGAAGCCACGGATCTGGTCCCTGGCCCGGACAGCAGCTACTGGGGTGGTGCTGGGGAACACTCAGCATGCTGGGGAGATACGAACTGGGGCTGGAGCTGGGAACTGTCAACTACAAGCATCCCGGCTGCCCGTCGTGGTCACTGGAGGGCAGTGTGGGGATGCCAAGGGCCTCCAGGATCCCACAAACCTGGGGAACTCTGAGGATCTTTTTGAAGAGGGGGCACAGGGGCTTAATAAAGTGTACAGCACAGGGAGCTACAGAGGCCTGCAACTCCACTGCTCCTCGTACCAGGCCCTTTCAGATTCCTGCCAGTACTCCAGCATGGAAG GATTCTGCAGTGGGGCGAAGTCTGAATCTGAAGCCTCTGAGCTCAGTGACACGTGTCTAACCCTGCAGGACACCAAGACGACTGCTTTCAGACCTGTGATGAAGAG GCTCGAAGAGGCGCTGCCGTCAAGACCCGGAACGTTTCTGTAA